One window of Paludibacter propionicigenes WB4 genomic DNA carries:
- a CDS encoding DUF1294 domain-containing protein — MCWYYFGIINLLSGFIFAFDKQAAINGRSRVPERTLHLLEALGGVIANLLLMYTLHHKNRKFSYWIWTWIVLIGWVVIGSMMIM, encoded by the coding sequence ATGTGTTGGTATTACTTTGGGATAATCAACTTGCTCAGTGGATTCATTTTTGCCTTTGATAAACAAGCTGCAATAAACGGTAGAAGCAGAGTCCCCGAGCGAACCTTACATTTATTGGAAGCGCTCGGCGGAGTGATTGCCAATCTACTATTGATGTACACGCTCCACCACAAAAACCGCAAGTTTAGTTACTGGATATGGACGTGGATAGTGCTGATTGGGTGGGTGGTGATTGGTTCGATGATGATAATGTAA
- a CDS encoding HigA family addiction module antitoxin produces MDKLPNIHPGEILNEEFLIPMEISAYKLSKDLEIPQTRISQIIKGKRRITADTALRLSSYFGNSAKFWLGLQDDFDIEEENSTQTVIFDRIRSRKSIKSAI; encoded by the coding sequence ATGGACAAATTACCAAACATACACCCCGGAGAAATATTAAATGAAGAATTCCTCATTCCAATGGAAATCTCCGCCTATAAATTGTCGAAAGATTTGGAAATACCTCAAACACGTATTTCTCAAATCATCAAAGGAAAGCGAAGAATTACTGCCGATACGGCATTGAGACTAAGCTCATACTTTGGAAACTCTGCCAAGTTTTGGCTTGGCTTGCAAGATGACTTTGATATCGAAGAAGAGAATTCAACTCAAACCGTTATTTTTGACAGAATCAGAAGTCGGAAATCAATAAAATCAGCAATTTAA
- a CDS encoding vitamin B12 dependent-methionine synthase activation domain-containing protein: protein MSYIPSKPNTLGLIQLTDIDLREIVPFIDWGFFFMAWRMSGKYEGIETVHDCLSCKTTWLQQFPPADRPRAEEALKLFKDAQEMLRNMLDEKIVSVNASFGVFQGYALGDDIFIENNGSTITLPMLRQQHPATDGFCYSLADFVAPENDYVGAFATTIQGVEAYAETFEKDDDVYHSILAKTLSDRLAEAAAEWLHFKVRREYWGYAPDENLSIKEMLKTTYSGIRPAVGYPSLPDQSIIFELEPLLKFTEVGITLTENGAMFPNASVCGLYFAHPQSKYFMIGKIDENQFLDYAQRCGKSPDILRKWMAANL, encoded by the coding sequence ATGAGCTACATCCCTTCCAAACCCAATACTCTCGGATTAATTCAACTAACAGATATCGACTTACGTGAAATAGTACCTTTTATCGACTGGGGATTTTTCTTTATGGCCTGGCGTATGTCCGGCAAATATGAGGGCATTGAAACTGTACACGACTGCCTTTCCTGCAAAACCACCTGGTTACAGCAATTTCCCCCAGCCGACCGTCCAAGAGCTGAAGAAGCTTTGAAGCTCTTCAAAGATGCGCAAGAGATGCTACGCAACATGCTTGACGAAAAAATAGTTTCTGTCAATGCCAGCTTTGGTGTATTTCAGGGATATGCTCTGGGCGATGATATTTTCATCGAGAATAACGGCAGCACCATAACACTGCCGATGCTACGCCAACAGCACCCTGCAACCGATGGTTTCTGCTATTCGTTGGCCGATTTTGTAGCACCCGAAAACGATTATGTCGGAGCTTTTGCCACTACCATTCAAGGCGTGGAAGCTTATGCCGAAACATTTGAAAAAGACGATGATGTTTATCATTCCATATTGGCAAAAACCCTGTCTGACCGGCTGGCCGAAGCGGCTGCCGAATGGCTTCACTTCAAAGTTCGACGTGAGTACTGGGGCTATGCTCCCGATGAAAACTTATCGATAAAAGAAATGCTTAAAACCACTTATAGCGGCATTCGTCCGGCAGTGGGCTATCCTTCATTACCGGATCAATCTATCATTTTTGAACTGGAACCCTTGTTGAAATTTACCGAGGTTGGAATAACATTAACCGAAAACGGAGCCATGTTCCCCAATGCTTCGGTGTGCGGTTTATATTTTGCTCATCCTCAGTCCAAGTATTTCATGATAGGTAAAATTGACGAAAATCAGTTTCTGGACTATGCCCAGCGTTGCGGAAAATCGCCGGATATTTTACGTAAATGGATGGCAGCAAATCTTTAA
- a CDS encoding SagB/ThcOx family dehydrogenase: MKNLLIACSLLLAVFATAQTSTKTNSAQVPMVLTTFDTIKLQAPDTLGGKPLMQAISRRKTDRSFDSRNLSLKHLSEILWVANGVNRAKGKRTVPSAMGLYPLQTYAVLANGIYLYNPLKQQLEPVIKGDFRNLAGTQNFVEVAPLNLLFIAKARNANDNFQSAIMDSGYCGQNVYLYCASEGLRTVVRASAKDAELLKVMNLGSNYKFILAQTVGY; encoded by the coding sequence ATGAAAAACCTACTTATTGCCTGCTCATTGTTATTAGCTGTTTTTGCTACTGCTCAAACATCAACTAAAACTAATTCTGCACAAGTGCCTATGGTACTGACAACTTTTGATACTATTAAGTTACAGGCTCCAGACACATTAGGTGGTAAGCCGCTTATGCAGGCTATTTCGCGGCGAAAAACTGATCGTTCGTTCGATTCGCGGAATCTTTCACTGAAGCATCTTTCAGAGATTCTTTGGGTGGCCAACGGTGTAAATCGTGCCAAAGGAAAACGCACTGTTCCCTCGGCTATGGGACTTTATCCATTGCAGACTTACGCAGTTTTGGCTAACGGCATTTATTTGTACAACCCGCTGAAACAACAGTTGGAGCCAGTAATAAAAGGTGATTTCAGAAATCTGGCAGGAACACAGAATTTTGTAGAAGTTGCTCCGCTTAATCTGCTTTTTATTGCTAAAGCCCGAAATGCAAATGACAATTTTCAGAGTGCAATAATGGATTCGGGATATTGCGGGCAAAATGTGTATTTGTATTGTGCTTCGGAAGGGCTACGAACCGTGGTGCGCGCCAGTGCAAAGGATGCGGAATTGCTTAAAGTCATGAATCTGGGCTCGAATTACAAATTTATTCTGGCCCAAACAGTAGGATATTAA
- a CDS encoding M48 family metallopeptidase has translation MLSDPTLGTIEFIRNERSKHIRVRILNSGLKVTLPPRASEDDAMKFINSIRTKLIHKQAKLEKGLQTRNILIDENSKLQTLTFMVEAKAVDRKNIYFALKSSTLSIEFPVGTDCATLENQQYFWNGISYFLRKEAKRLLPDRTKQLAYKYGFTFTDVKIQSSKTRWGSCSRAKSINLSLYLMLLPAYLIDYVILHELCHTREMNHGDKFWAWMDKVTDGKSKELRAELKKYHMPQS, from the coding sequence ATGCTTTCAGACCCAACGTTAGGAACTATCGAATTTATCCGCAACGAGCGATCGAAACACATTCGTGTTCGTATATTAAATTCAGGGCTGAAGGTAACTCTGCCGCCTCGTGCATCCGAAGATGATGCAATGAAATTTATTAATTCTATTCGTACCAAACTAATTCACAAACAGGCGAAACTTGAAAAAGGTCTTCAAACGAGGAATATTCTGATAGATGAAAACTCCAAACTTCAAACCCTGACTTTTATGGTTGAAGCTAAAGCTGTAGACAGAAAAAACATCTATTTTGCATTAAAAAGTAGTACTTTAAGCATTGAGTTTCCGGTGGGAACAGATTGCGCAACGTTGGAAAACCAACAATATTTCTGGAACGGAATAAGTTACTTTTTGCGCAAAGAAGCTAAAAGACTATTACCGGACCGGACAAAACAACTTGCCTACAAATATGGTTTTACATTCACAGACGTCAAAATTCAGTCGAGTAAAACCCGTTGGGGGAGTTGTTCGCGGGCTAAGAGTATTAACCTTTCGCTTTACCTGATGCTGTTACCGGCATATTTGATAGATTATGTAATTCTTCATGAGTTATGCCACACGCGCGAAATGAATCACGGCGATAAGTTCTGGGCATGGATGGATAAGGTCACTGATGGAAAAAGCAAAGAACTGAGAGCAGAACTAAAAAAATATCATATGCCGCAATCGTGA
- a CDS encoding VIT1/CCC1 transporter family protein yields the protein MKNKSIQTEIDACYLYRKLSENEPDKAVADVFRRMSEIEQSHAEAFARKINLPVENLIKPSWRAKTLNLIGKIISYDYVLGAMMDTEKSLSNAIIKTKEKNKQTITGAETNHVKILWSIVENDRNISGSQHARFEKKHRSVGGNAIRAAVLGGNDGLLSVFSLVMGVAGATGGNQGVLLAGIAGLLAGAMSMALGEWISVKSSQELYENQMAIEMEELETNPEGEEKELALIYMAKGIPEDQANSMAREIMKDKTHAHEVLVKEELGINAEELEGSAFEAAFYSFLMFTIGGIIPVVPFIFTTGTTAIAASVILSTVGLFLIGAAITLFTGKNFWYSGARQIVFGLIAAAITFGIGKIIGVAIT from the coding sequence ATGAAAAATAAAAGCATACAAACCGAAATAGACGCATGCTATCTTTACCGCAAGTTATCTGAAAACGAACCAGACAAAGCCGTTGCAGATGTTTTTCGGCGAATGAGTGAAATTGAGCAAAGTCATGCAGAAGCCTTTGCCCGAAAAATAAATCTACCTGTTGAAAACCTCATCAAACCATCCTGGCGTGCTAAGACGCTAAATTTAATCGGTAAAATTATTAGTTACGATTACGTACTTGGCGCCATGATGGATACAGAGAAAAGTCTGTCGAATGCCATTATTAAAACCAAAGAAAAGAACAAACAAACCATTACGGGAGCCGAAACAAATCACGTAAAAATTCTCTGGTCAATCGTTGAAAATGACAGAAATATAAGTGGCTCTCAACACGCACGTTTCGAAAAAAAGCATCGTTCTGTAGGTGGAAATGCCATACGTGCAGCTGTACTGGGCGGAAACGATGGATTGTTGTCCGTTTTTAGTTTAGTGATGGGTGTTGCCGGTGCAACCGGTGGAAATCAGGGCGTATTGTTAGCAGGTATAGCTGGTTTATTGGCAGGAGCAATGTCGATGGCGCTTGGCGAATGGATTTCAGTAAAAAGTTCGCAAGAGCTTTATGAAAACCAAATGGCTATTGAGATGGAAGAACTTGAAACGAATCCGGAAGGTGAAGAAAAAGAACTGGCACTTATTTACATGGCAAAAGGAATTCCCGAAGATCAGGCAAACTCTATGGCCCGCGAAATAATGAAAGACAAAACTCACGCTCACGAGGTACTGGTAAAAGAAGAGCTCGGAATAAACGCCGAAGAGTTGGAAGGTTCTGCTTTTGAAGCGGCTTTTTACTCATTTTTAATGTTTACTATCGGAGGAATAATACCTGTAGTTCCGTTTATTTTTACAACAGGAACAACAGCCATAGCAGCCAGCGTCATTCTGAGCACAGTGGGATTGTTTCTAATTGGAGCAGCAATAACGCTTTTTACCGGGAAAAACTTTTGGTATTCGGGCGCACGACAAA
- the trmD gene encoding tRNA (guanosine(37)-N1)-methyltransferase TrmD, protein MRIDIISAVPELLDSPLNYSIIKRAKEKGLVEIVVHNLREYTTNKHRRVDDYAFGFSAGMVLQIEPVDRIISLLKSERNYDDVIYTSPDGEKFNQKMANNLSMAGNLIILCGHYKGIDHRIREHLITKEITVGDYVLTGGELPAAIMTDAIVRLIPGAIGDEQSALSDSFQDNLLAPPVYTRPAEYKGWKVPDILLSGHQAKVDEWNHQQSVERTKRLRPDLLE, encoded by the coding sequence ATGCGCATTGATATCATTTCCGCTGTCCCCGAATTATTGGACAGCCCACTGAACTATTCTATCATTAAACGAGCCAAAGAAAAAGGATTGGTGGAAATTGTCGTGCATAATCTGCGCGAATATACCACCAACAAACATCGTCGGGTGGACGATTATGCTTTTGGCTTTAGTGCTGGAATGGTACTACAAATTGAACCTGTTGATCGTATCATATCGTTGTTGAAAAGTGAGCGCAATTATGACGATGTAATTTATACCTCGCCTGATGGTGAAAAGTTTAACCAGAAAATGGCAAACAACCTATCGATGGCGGGCAATCTGATTATTCTTTGCGGACATTACAAAGGCATTGACCATCGCATACGCGAACACCTCATTACAAAAGAAATAACCGTAGGCGATTATGTACTCACCGGTGGAGAACTTCCGGCGGCTATCATGACCGATGCCATAGTGCGACTGATTCCGGGAGCTATTGGCGACGAGCAATCGGCCCTATCCGACTCGTTTCAGGATAATCTGTTGGCACCGCCGGTTTATACACGCCCTGCCGAATACAAAGGTTGGAAAGTGCCGGACATCCTCCTGTCGGGTCATCAGGCCAAAGTCGATGAATGGAATCATCAGCAATCTGTGGAACGGACAAAGCGATTGAGACCGGATTTGCTGGAATAA
- a CDS encoding deoxyguanosinetriphosphate triphosphohydrolase, which yields MNWNQLLSTKRFGQEAYHAKRDDDRSEFQRDYDRLIFSAPFRRLQNKTQVFPLPGSVFVHNRLTHSLEVACVGRSLGVSVAHKLKLKKHIESPYLEEIGSIVSAACLAHDLGNPPFGHSGEKAIATYFSEGNCQHLKAEMTDEEWKDITCFEGNANTLRLLTHKFNGRRPGGFVLTYSTLASIVKYPYASIHSDEKKQKFGFFDSEKTDFEKIASELGIPRSPQNPNRYVRHPLVYLVEAADDICYQIMDIEDAHKLRILTSDETKELFLNFFDDSRKARRQETMLMVTDVNEQIAYLRSSVIGQLIEECSTVFAENEEAILNGNFTSPLIKKIPELSAQAYETCSKKAFAKIYRSQEVLDVELAGYKIILTLLEHLVTAVLSPEKAYSEQLLMRIPEQYETNSPSVYGKIMAVLDYISGMTDVYALDLYRKITGMNIPTL from the coding sequence ATGAACTGGAACCAACTTTTATCTACTAAGCGCTTCGGGCAGGAAGCCTATCATGCAAAGCGGGATGACGATCGCAGTGAATTTCAACGCGATTATGACCGTCTAATCTTCTCCGCTCCGTTTCGCAGGTTGCAAAATAAAACACAGGTTTTTCCATTGCCGGGAAGTGTATTTGTGCACAACCGACTAACGCATAGTCTGGAAGTGGCATGTGTGGGGCGGTCGTTGGGTGTAAGTGTGGCGCATAAACTGAAGCTGAAAAAGCATATAGAAAGCCCTTATTTGGAAGAAATTGGCTCCATTGTTTCGGCTGCCTGTCTGGCACACGATTTGGGAAATCCTCCTTTCGGTCATTCAGGCGAAAAAGCTATTGCCACCTATTTTTCAGAAGGCAACTGTCAGCATCTAAAAGCAGAAATGACCGACGAAGAATGGAAAGACATTACCTGTTTTGAGGGAAATGCCAATACACTCCGGTTACTTACTCATAAGTTTAACGGCCGTCGTCCGGGAGGTTTTGTGTTGACTTACAGCACACTGGCATCTATCGTGAAGTACCCGTATGCTTCGATACATTCTGACGAGAAGAAACAAAAATTCGGATTCTTCGATTCGGAAAAAACAGATTTCGAGAAAATTGCTTCGGAGCTGGGAATTCCCCGTTCACCTCAGAACCCCAATCGTTATGTGCGTCATCCACTGGTTTATCTGGTAGAAGCAGCCGATGATATTTGTTATCAGATTATGGACATTGAAGATGCTCATAAACTTCGTATCCTCACTTCCGATGAAACGAAAGAATTGTTTCTAAACTTTTTTGATGATAGCCGAAAAGCACGCCGACAAGAAACCATGTTGATGGTGACCGACGTAAACGAACAAATTGCCTACCTGCGATCATCGGTTATCGGACAATTGATCGAAGAATGTTCCACCGTGTTTGCCGAAAACGAAGAGGCCATACTGAATGGTAACTTTACTTCGCCACTTATAAAAAAGATACCGGAACTTTCTGCTCAGGCCTACGAGACTTGTTCAAAAAAAGCTTTCGCAAAAATTTATCGATCGCAGGAAGTGTTGGATGTAGAATTGGCGGGTTATAAAATTATCCTTACTTTATTGGAACATCTGGTGACAGCGGTTTTGAGCCCCGAGAAAGCTTACTCCGAACAGCTTTTGATGCGCATACCCGAACAGTACGAAACCAACAGCCCGAGCGTTTATGGAAAAATTATGGCGGTGTTGGATTATATTTCCGGAATGACCGACGTATATGCGCTGGATTTGTACCGAAAAATTACCGGAATGAATATCCCTACTTTATAG
- a CDS encoding type II toxin-antitoxin system RelE/ParE family toxin: protein MIISFGSKDTEKIWEGERLKRIPADIQQTGRRKLRMLNNSQSILDLRIPPSNRLEKLSGKLSEFYSIRINDQWRIVFKWENNHALEVEIMDYH from the coding sequence ATGATTATTTCCTTTGGATCAAAAGATACTGAAAAGATATGGGAAGGAGAGCGATTAAAACGCATCCCTGCTGATATCCAACAAACTGGTCGGAGGAAACTAAGAATGCTGAACAATTCACAATCAATTCTTGATTTGCGAATTCCACCTTCAAACCGCTTAGAAAAACTTTCCGGAAAATTATCGGAGTTTTATAGTATTCGAATTAATGATCAATGGAGAATCGTTTTCAAGTGGGAAAATAATCATGCACTAGAAGTTGAAATTATGGATTATCATTAA
- a CDS encoding site-specific integrase, protein MAKISFYLANPKTKNETNLFCLINYGLYRIDNGAKKYLPLKYYTDIAMFPDLWNKELNRAKESNKWANPETFDISIQAVKESARKNYEAINSEIETFERTAKELIRTLSENGNVPSHDKLRTELDKIYKPTKVTTEQGETPKELFPFIDFFIKTATRKENTIKSYKTLKNNLLEYQNDKKTTLTFDRLDIDFYNSFVDYLTKPKTIKTKAGKSKTVSGLSVNTIGTRIKILKTFLSAANDRGISVPTDYKKKSFKKPNEESFSIYLNESELTSIYNKSGLPLYLERVRDLFLIGSYTGLRFSDLAQLKKENITSDNTINITTQKTNQKVVVPIHPIVREIFRKYDYKLPKLPTNQKFNEFLKEVAKLAGIKEPITMESTKGGFKVSETTEKYNLVTSHTARRSFATNAFLMDMPSISIMKITGHKTESAFMRYIKMSAKDNALKMQSHKFFNPMLIAK, encoded by the coding sequence ATGGCAAAGATTAGCTTTTACCTTGCCAACCCAAAGACAAAAAATGAAACAAATCTTTTTTGTTTAATCAACTACGGACTATATAGAATTGACAATGGAGCAAAGAAGTATTTGCCCCTGAAATACTATACAGATATTGCAATGTTCCCGGATTTATGGAATAAGGAACTAAACCGGGCAAAGGAATCTAACAAGTGGGCGAACCCTGAAACGTTTGATATTAGTATTCAAGCGGTCAAAGAATCGGCACGAAAGAATTACGAAGCTATTAATTCAGAAATTGAGACCTTTGAACGTACTGCAAAGGAATTAATAAGAACCCTTTCAGAGAATGGAAATGTACCATCTCACGATAAACTCCGTACTGAATTAGATAAGATATACAAACCTACCAAAGTAACCACTGAACAGGGCGAAACCCCTAAAGAACTATTTCCGTTTATCGACTTCTTTATTAAGACCGCAACCCGGAAAGAAAACACGATTAAGAGCTATAAAACACTAAAAAATAATTTGTTAGAATATCAAAATGACAAAAAAACTACTTTGACATTCGACCGACTCGATATTGATTTTTATAACTCTTTTGTCGACTACCTGACAAAACCTAAAACTATAAAGACTAAAGCCGGAAAATCTAAAACGGTTTCAGGACTATCAGTAAACACCATTGGCACACGAATAAAGATATTGAAAACCTTTTTGAGTGCTGCAAATGACAGAGGAATAAGTGTACCGACCGACTACAAAAAGAAATCATTCAAAAAACCAAATGAGGAATCATTTTCTATCTATCTGAATGAGTCTGAATTGACATCGATATACAATAAGTCAGGTTTGCCCCTTTATCTGGAACGTGTGAGAGATTTATTCCTTATTGGTAGCTATACAGGGTTAAGATTTTCCGACCTCGCACAGCTCAAAAAAGAGAATATAACATCTGACAATACAATAAACATTACTACTCAAAAAACGAATCAGAAAGTAGTTGTCCCGATCCACCCAATTGTAAGAGAAATTTTCAGAAAGTATGATTATAAACTCCCAAAACTCCCAACAAATCAGAAATTCAATGAGTTTTTGAAAGAAGTTGCGAAATTAGCGGGAATAAAAGAACCCATTACTATGGAATCAACAAAGGGTGGTTTTAAAGTCTCTGAAACCACCGAAAAATATAACCTCGTAACGAGCCACACTGCTCGCCGTTCATTTGCAACAAACGCTTTCTTAATGGATATGCCAAGTATTTCAATAATGAAAATTACCGGACACAAGACAGAATCAGCTTTTATGAGATACATCAAAATGAGTGCAAAGGATAACGCTTTAAAAATGCAATCACACAAGTTTTTTAATCCTATGCTAATCGCTAAATAG
- the argC gene encoding N-acetyl-gamma-glutamyl-phosphate reductase, whose protein sequence is MTKIKVGVIGGAGYTAGELLRILIHHPAVEIVFVNSSSNAGNPIADVHSGLFGETDLVFTSELPFGEVDALFLCSAHGDSKKFMDNNEIPASVKIIDLSTDYRAKSPNHDFVYGLPELNRSEIIAAKRIANPGCFATAIQLALLPLAAAGLLTDEVHVNAITGSTGAGVKPSETSHFSWRNNNISIYKPFGHQHLSEIGQSLRQLQTGFTQAINFIPVRGNFARGIYATTYTKCSLSLDEAKKLYTDFYKDAAFTFVSEKNPDMKQVVNTNKAIVYLEKHEDKLLIVSMIDNLLKGASGQAVQNMNLMFGLDEKSGLGLKSTGF, encoded by the coding sequence ATGACAAAAATTAAAGTAGGCGTAATAGGCGGCGCAGGCTATACTGCCGGCGAATTGTTGCGCATTTTGATTCATCACCCTGCGGTGGAAATCGTATTTGTAAACAGCAGCAGCAATGCCGGCAACCCGATTGCGGATGTTCACAGTGGTTTGTTTGGCGAAACCGATTTAGTGTTTACATCCGAATTACCTTTTGGCGAAGTGGATGCATTGTTTCTGTGCTCAGCTCACGGCGACAGCAAAAAGTTTATGGACAACAATGAAATTCCTGCGTCTGTCAAAATCATTGATTTATCTACCGACTATCGCGCAAAAAGTCCTAATCACGATTTCGTGTACGGTCTGCCCGAATTGAATCGTTCGGAAATTATTGCGGCTAAGCGCATAGCCAATCCCGGCTGTTTTGCCACAGCCATTCAGCTGGCTTTGTTGCCTTTGGCTGCTGCCGGTTTGCTTACAGACGAAGTTCATGTGAACGCTATTACGGGCTCTACAGGAGCAGGAGTTAAGCCATCGGAGACATCTCACTTTAGCTGGAGAAACAATAATATCTCCATCTACAAACCCTTTGGACATCAACACCTAAGCGAAATAGGCCAATCGCTTCGTCAGTTGCAGACAGGTTTTACTCAAGCCATAAACTTTATTCCTGTAAGGGGAAATTTTGCGCGTGGAATTTATGCAACAACTTACACTAAATGCTCTTTGAGTTTGGATGAAGCTAAAAAATTATACACCGATTTTTATAAAGACGCAGCATTTACTTTCGTGAGTGAAAAGAACCCTGATATGAAGCAAGTGGTAAATACAAACAAAGCCATAGTTTACCTGGAAAAACATGAGGATAAACTCCTAATTGTATCCATGATTGATAATTTATTGAAAGGAGCTTCCGGTCAGGCTGTTCAGAACATGAATTTGATGTTCGGGTTGGATGAAAAATCAGGATTAGGATTAAAGTCTACCGGCTTTTAA
- a CDS encoding ABC transporter ATP-binding protein, whose translation MIKAVNIHKSFGELEVLKGVDLTVAKGEIVSIVGPSGAGKTTLLQILGTLDKPNAGEVLVNGVDFSKLNEKELAAFRNRHIGFIFQFHQLLPEFTALENVMIPALIARKDNKKTAQKAKELLAYLQLADRMEHKPSELSGGEKQRVAVARALINDPSLILADEPSGSLDSKNKDELHKLLFELRDKFGLTVVIVTHDKDLAALSDRVIEMKDGLVLLTAI comes from the coding sequence ATGATAAAAGCAGTAAATATACACAAGAGCTTTGGTGAACTGGAAGTGCTTAAAGGGGTTGACTTAACAGTGGCTAAAGGTGAAATAGTTTCTATTGTAGGACCCAGTGGTGCAGGAAAAACAACATTACTTCAGATTCTGGGAACACTCGATAAGCCCAATGCAGGCGAAGTGCTTGTAAATGGTGTTGATTTTAGCAAACTAAATGAAAAGGAGTTGGCAGCATTCAGAAATCGCCATATTGGTTTTATTTTCCAGTTTCATCAGTTGTTACCTGAGTTTACAGCGTTGGAAAATGTAATGATTCCTGCTCTTATTGCCCGAAAGGATAATAAAAAAACGGCTCAAAAGGCCAAGGAATTATTGGCTTATCTGCAGCTAGCTGACCGTATGGAGCACAAACCATCAGAACTTTCGGGAGGTGAAAAGCAGCGTGTAGCCGTAGCTCGTGCGTTGATAAATGATCCGTCGTTGATTCTGGCTGATGAACCGTCTGGAAGTTTAGACTCCAAAAACAAAGATGAATTGCATAAACTCTTGTTTGAACTGCGAGATAAATTTGGTCTGACGGTGGTGATTGTAACACACGATAAGGATCTGGCTGCTCTTTCCGACAGAGTGATTGAGATGAAGGATGGACTTGTTCTGTTGACAGCCATTTAG